TCTGCCCCTTTTTGCCCCTCTAGCTTAGAAATCTGATAACCATCTATTTGGGTCTCTATAACCGAATAACCCACACAGTATAGCTGTTCACCAGGGTATTTTTTTTGTACTTTTTCTTTACTTTTGCTTACCGCTTCTAACTTTAATTGCTCAATATCTTCTTTGCTGAGAGATTTTTCTTTGCTAATTTTTTTCAAAGATAGCCCTCTTTCGGTACGAAGAGCCCTACCAGCAGCAGCAATAGAAGCTTGTTTAAAGCTAACTCCCAGTTTTTTTTCCAGCTTTGTTTTAACTTTTTTTACAGCCAAAGCAACGGCCGGTATATCATGAATCTGACCATCACGCATAGCACGTCCTTGGTGTCCTTCAATTTGGTGAGCTACTACATGTATATCTTCTCCTACTTTTTTACAAATTAACCCAATAACAGTTCTCGTACCTATATCTAAGGCAAATATATATTGAGTATCCATGGTTATCACCCTATAATTTTGATTTTGTTAAGATACTTACTTCTCCATCTCTTAAAGAAAATCCTTCTAAATCATTTTAGTTCTTTAGTTGCTATAACTCCCCCCACTATCAAGGGAACATAGTATGTCACCATTCTACACAGCAGAATAAAAACAACTAACTCTCCTGCAGGAACATGATTCTTAAAAAGGCTTAAGTATATTAGTTCCACCACCCCGCTTCCTCCAGGCATGGGCGAAAATGGTAAGGTAGTATAAATTAAAAATTGCTTTATATACAGTTGCAAAAGGTTAATTTGTAAATCCATCTTTATAGCTATAATTAAAGGAGGGCAAAAATACACCAGCCAATACAGAACAGTAAAAATATAGGCTATCCAAACCTTGTGAGTCATAGCTTTTTTCATCGTTAATGAACTATTATTGCCCCATTTGTCTTTTATCTTTTTAGGCATTAAGCAAAGAACTTTTTCCACAAATTTAAAGTTATATATCACTATTATAGAGAAGATTGTTGAAGGTATTATACTTATAGCTGCTATTTTAAATATCACCT
This genomic interval from Proteinivorax tanatarense contains the following:
- a CDS encoding lysylphosphatidylglycerol synthase transmembrane domain-containing protein — translated: MENRRKWVIISVAIGIIVNGVILYRYFDESTFHSLARIDKSLILVLFLVALTGVLLESMRIKLLTSQLQINLSLSDGAKIHLITAFGGYSTPMNAGDAPIFMFWGLCKKIKINKWFSILMIKNFLTKLAFLSFFVTSILLCNFTDTDVIGQVIFKIAAISIIPSTIFSIIVIYNFKFVEKVLCLMPKKIKDKWGNNSSLTMKKAMTHKVWIAYIFTVLYWLVYFCPPLIIAIKMDLQINLLQLYIKQFLIYTTLPFSPMPGGSGVVELIYLSLFKNHVPAGELVVFILLCRMVTYYVPLIVGGVIATKELK